One window from the genome of Aeromonas sp. FDAARGOS 1405 encodes:
- the narL gene encoding two-component system response regulator NarL: MDEMKYTVLVVDDHPLMRKGIVQLLALEDNMEVTGEASNGTDAVALAKESEPDLILLDLNMKGLSGLDTLKALRAEEITSRVVILTVSDARQDVVALLKAGADGYLLKDTEPDLLLAQLADVMTGKQILSEPLRPYLENIYELDHLQQKLESLTRREMQILREIAKGLSNKQVASVLHISEGTVKVHVKSLLKKLEAQSRVEAAVMYLEQRN, encoded by the coding sequence ATGGACGAGATGAAATACACTGTTCTGGTCGTAGACGACCATCCCCTCATGCGCAAAGGGATTGTGCAGCTGCTGGCTCTGGAAGATAACATGGAAGTGACCGGTGAAGCCTCCAACGGCACAGACGCCGTGGCACTGGCCAAAGAGTCCGAGCCGGATCTGATCCTGCTCGATCTCAACATGAAGGGGCTCTCCGGCCTCGACACCCTCAAGGCGCTGCGCGCTGAGGAGATCACCTCCCGGGTAGTGATCCTCACCGTATCCGATGCCCGTCAGGATGTGGTGGCCCTGCTCAAGGCGGGTGCCGATGGCTACCTGCTCAAGGATACCGAGCCTGACCTGCTGCTGGCCCAACTGGCAGACGTGATGACCGGCAAGCAGATCCTGAGCGAACCGCTGCGCCCCTATCTCGAAAACATCTACGAGCTGGATCACCTGCAGCAGAAGCTGGAAAGCTTAACGCGTCGCGAAATGCAAATCCTGCGCGAAATTGCAAAAGGCCTCTCCAACAAACAGGTCGCCTCGGTACTCCATATCTCCGAGGGAACGGTCAAGGTTCACGTGAAGAGCCTGCTGAAGAAACTCGAGGCGCAAAGCCGCGTGGAAGCGGCTGTCATGTATCTGGAGCAGCGCAACTAA
- the narQ gene encoding nitrate/nitrite two-component system sensor histidine kinase NarQ, with protein MGKRFRVHSVSSAIGRAMVLILFMASLIALVAMVTLFYSVPDAKAINLSGSLRMQAYRMAYEIERGDSVLGRLSQFEETLHAEELQETQRWITPASLRRTYGEVLSQWQVMRQHIEDRTPRRYTDNTEQFVAAIDNFVNQMQYHVEFKVRMLALAEGLGLLAIITIAWFTVRFTRQQVVAPLNQLVYCARQIQRQDFDLKLPAHGENELGELSRAFVTMADELGKLYRELENKVEEKTAKLQQANDTLSFLYSTAQKLHAAPLSTRTLIKLLDRAAAHQHIDHIRLTRFEHNAMPVYISGRTGWPGDLDAVASFYLQMDEQEFGRLDIISQHPIDERLIKNFTMLLAQVLHKDQTLLQQQRLLLMEERAVIARELHDSLAQALSYLKIQSTLLKRSYAKGQHDKAQEAMQQIDEGLSNAYTQLRELLGTFRLTIGDANLGEAIRVMLDQLQPQTQAEIRFHYGLADNDLEAGQHIHILQLIREAVLNAIKHANAQVIDVSCETLASGNIEVQISDDGVGIGLASSAINHYGLSIMNERASKLHGLLTISEQQPQGTRVHLTFPTSLTRDA; from the coding sequence ATGGGAAAACGGTTCAGGGTCCATTCGGTCAGCAGTGCCATTGGTCGCGCCATGGTGTTGATCCTCTTCATGGCCAGCCTGATCGCGCTGGTCGCCATGGTCACCCTCTTCTACTCGGTACCCGATGCCAAGGCGATCAACCTCTCCGGTTCGCTGCGGATGCAGGCCTACCGGATGGCCTACGAAATCGAGCGGGGCGACAGCGTGCTGGGACGCCTCTCCCAGTTTGAAGAGACCCTGCACGCCGAAGAGCTGCAGGAGACCCAGCGCTGGATCACGCCTGCCTCCCTGCGCCGCACCTATGGCGAAGTGCTCAGCCAGTGGCAGGTGATGCGCCAGCACATCGAGGATCGCACCCCCAGACGGTACACCGATAATACCGAGCAGTTTGTGGCGGCCATCGACAATTTCGTCAATCAGATGCAGTACCACGTGGAATTCAAGGTGAGGATGCTGGCGCTTGCGGAGGGGCTCGGCCTGCTGGCCATCATCACCATCGCCTGGTTCACGGTGCGCTTCACCCGTCAGCAGGTGGTCGCCCCCCTCAACCAGCTGGTCTACTGTGCCCGCCAGATCCAGCGGCAGGATTTCGATCTTAAGCTGCCCGCCCACGGCGAAAACGAGCTGGGGGAGCTCTCGCGCGCCTTCGTCACCATGGCAGACGAGCTGGGCAAGCTCTATCGGGAGCTGGAAAACAAGGTGGAAGAGAAAACCGCCAAGCTGCAACAGGCCAACGACACGCTCTCGTTTCTCTACTCGACCGCCCAGAAGCTGCACGCCGCCCCGCTCAGTACCCGCACCCTCATCAAACTGCTGGACCGCGCCGCCGCCCACCAGCATATCGACCATATCCGGCTGACCCGCTTCGAGCACAATGCCATGCCGGTCTACATCTCTGGGCGCACCGGCTGGCCCGGCGATCTCGATGCGGTGGCCAGCTTTTATCTGCAGATGGATGAGCAGGAGTTCGGCCGCCTCGACATCATCAGCCAACACCCCATCGATGAGCGGTTGATTAAAAACTTCACCATGCTGCTGGCTCAGGTGCTGCACAAAGACCAGACCCTGCTGCAACAGCAGCGACTGCTGCTAATGGAGGAGCGGGCGGTGATCGCCCGCGAGCTGCACGACTCGCTGGCGCAGGCCCTCTCTTATCTCAAGATCCAGTCCACCCTGCTCAAGCGCTCTTACGCCAAGGGGCAACATGACAAGGCGCAGGAGGCGATGCAGCAGATCGACGAGGGGCTTAGCAATGCCTATACCCAGTTGCGCGAACTGCTCGGCACCTTCCGTCTCACCATTGGCGATGCCAATCTGGGGGAAGCGATCCGCGTCATGCTTGATCAACTGCAGCCTCAGACCCAGGCCGAAATCCGGTTCCATTACGGACTGGCCGACAATGACCTGGAGGCGGGCCAGCATATCCACATTTTGCAGCTGATCCGTGAGGCAGTGCTCAATGCCATCAAACATGCCAACGCGCAAGTGATTGATGTTAGCTGTGAGACCCTCGCCAGTGGTAACATTGAGGTTCAGATTTCAGATGACGGTGTCGGGATCGGACTCGCCAGCTCGGCGATCAACCATTACGGGTTGAGCATCATGAACGAGCGAGCAAGCAAACTGCATGGACTGTTGACCATCAGCGAACAGCAGCCACAAGGCACCCGCGTGCATCTGACCTTTCCCACCAGTCTAACGAGAGACGCCTGA